The sequence GCGACGAACTCCCCGAGAACACGCGGCTGGTCGACGCCCCGTTCGTGGAGGGTGCGGTCGCCGCCGTGGTGACCGCGTCGTCGGGCGGGGACATCGGCGCGGTGGAGGCGGCGGCCTCGGAGGCGTACGGGTATCGCAAGACGTAGTCGTACGGCGGGGGGGGCGGTGTCCGCGATGCGGCGCCGCCCCTTTTTTCTTCTGCCCGGCCCCTCCGTCTCCGCCCGGCCCCTCCGCTGGCATGGAGCCCACCGCGATTGCAGACTTGGCGACATGTCGGCAGGCAAGCGCAGTGCGGGGCTTCTCCTCTTCCGGACCACGGGCACCGGGGGTGAGCGGGACGTCGAGGTGCTGATCGGGCACATGGGCGGGCCGTTCTGGGCCGGGCGGGAGGAGGCGGCCTGGTCGGTGCCGAAGGGTGAGTACGGCCCCGACGAGGAACCGGCGGCGGCCGCGCGGCGGGAGTTCGAGGAGGAGCTGGGGCTGCCGGTGCCGGACGGGGTCTGGCTGCCGCTCGGCGAGTCGCGCCAGCGCAGCGGGAAGACGGTGACCGTGTGGGCGGTTCAGGCCGATCTGGACGTGGCCTCCGTGGTGCCCGGGGTGTTCACGATGGAGTGGCCGCGCGGCTCCGGCGTGCAGCAGGAGTTCCCGGAGATGGACCGGTTCGCCTGGTGCACGCCGGAGGAGGCCGCCGAGCGGCTGATCGTCGGCCAGCGGATCTTCGTGAAGCGGTTGCGCGCTCAGGTACGCGGGGAGGCCGCCGCTTCCCCGGAGGCGTAGGCCGGTTCCGACGGTGGGATGGGGCGGCCGACGCGCAACTCCAGTACGTCACCGGTGAAGCGGGCCCGGAAGCTGCGGTCGTGCGAGACCACCACGACGGCTCCCGGGTACTGCGCGAGGGCCGCCTCCACCTCCTCGACCAGGGCCAAGGCGATGTGGTTCGTCGGCTCGTCCAGCACCAGCAGGTCGGCCGGCCGTGTCACCAGCCGGGCCAGGGCGAGCCTGCGCTGCTGGCCGATGGAGAGGGACGCGACGGGCACCCCGAGGTCCTCGGGGCGGAACAGGCCCAGCTCCAGCAGCTCGTCCGCGTACTCGTCCGGGAAGCCGGGCCGCCCCGCGGCGAAGGTGGTGAGCAGGGTGCGCCGGGTCGGCCGGGCGGGCAGCTCCTGCGGGAGGTAGCCGACCCGGGCGCGACGGCGGACCGTCCCGGTGTCGGGCGCCAGCTCCCCGGCGAGGACCCGCAACAGGGTGGTCTTCCCGGCCCCGTTGTCCCCGGTGACCAGCAGGCGGGCCCCGGGCTCCACGCGCAGGGCGGGGAGGTGGAGCCGGTCGCCCACGGAGATGTCCGCCAGCTCCACCAAGGGGCCGGAGCCGGTCTCCCCCGCGAGGGCCGGACGGCCGGTGAAGGCGAGCGGCTTGGGCGGGGCGGGTACGGGAGAGCGGTGCAGCGCCTCCAGCCGGGTGCGGGCCGCCCTGACCTGGCCGGAGAGCTTGGCCTCGTGGGAGCGGCGGTGCTTGCCGAACCCCTGCTTCGGGTCCTTGCCGGTGGCCGCGAGCCGCTGCCCGGCGGCCTCCACCAGCTCCTGGGTGCGCGCCAGGTCGCTCAGGTACTCCTGGTGCTCCTGCGCCCAGCGGCGACGGGCGGCCGCCTTGGCGGTGCGGTAGCCGTCCCACCCGTCCCCGTACCGGGTGACCGTGCGCAGATCGCGGTCGACCTCCAGGACCACCGAGGTGACCCGCTCCAGGAACGCCCGGTCGTGGGTGATGGCGACGACGGTGCCCCGGTGGGCGCACAGGTGCTCCTCCAGCCAGTTCACCGCCCGTACGTCGAGGTGGTTGGTCGGCTCGTCCAGGAGCAGCAGTTCGGGGGCGGCGGCCAGGACGCAGGCCAGGGCCAGCCGGGACTGTTCGCCGCCGGAGAGGGTGGAGAGCGCCCGGTCGCGGGTGAGGTGGGCGAGGCCCAGGCCGTGGAGGGCCGCCTCGGTGCGGGCGTCGGCGCGGTAGCCGTCGCGCTCCTCGTAGGCGGTGAGGAGGTCTCCGTACACGGCGAGTTCCGCGTCCGTGGGCTCCCCCTCCGCGAGGCCTTCCTCCGCCTCGCGGATGGCCAGCTCCAGGGCGCGGAGTTCGGCCAGGGCCGCGTCGACGGCGTCCTGCACGGTGTCGGCCGGGTCGAGAGCGAGGGTCTGGGCGAGATAGCCGGTGGAGCCGGGGAAGCGGACGGTGATCTCGCCGCTGTCCGGGCGTTCGGCCCCGGCCAGGAGCCGGAGGAGGGTGGACTTCCCCGAGCCGTTCTCGCCGATGACGGCGGCTTTCTCGCCGGGGCGGACGGTGAGCGTCACCTGGTCGAGTACGGAGCGGTCCCCGTACGCCTTGGAGACGTCCTTCATGGTCAGTTGGGCGCGGTCGTGCTGGGGGTGCATGGGTGCCTTTCCCCTGATTCCTGGGTGACGGCCCGCGGCGGCGCGTGCGGGGACGCGCGGGGGCGGGGCGTGACACGTGGATGTCCGGACGGCGGAGGGACAGCGGCGCACCGGGGCCGGGATACGGCCGAACGCCGCCCGGTGCGGTCACGGGCGGTGCTCGGCGGTCGGCCGGTGAGCCTCAGCCGGTGACGTCAGGCGTCGCGCGGCGGCTGTCCGGGCCGGGAATCAGCGGAAGTAGTAGTACGAACGCATGGCACCGAGTGTAACGGTGGGCCGGGGACGGGACCGGGCATTTTCCACCCGGCCCCGCCCCCGGCCCACGGGGAGGCGTGCTCAGCCGTTCGGCAGGATGACCGCACGCCCGTTGATCCGGCCGTCGTGCAGCCGCTCGTAGGCGAGCGGTGCCTCGTCGATGGAGTACGTCTCCACGTGGACGTCGACGGCCCCCGCGTGCGCCAGGTCGAGGACCTCGGCCAGCTCCTTGCGCGAGCCCCAGTAGGGGGCGCTGACGTTGGTGCCGTACGGGAGCGTCCCGAAGCCCACGGGGAGCGCGCCGCCGCCGATGCCGACGATCGTCACGTCACCGTCGACCCGGGCGACGGCTCCGGCGGTCTCCACGGTGGGCGGGGCGCCGACGAAGTCCAGCACGACATGGGCGCCGAGTCCGCCGGTCAGCTCCATGACGCGGGCCGCCGCCTTCTCGTCGGAGAGGACGGCCTCGTGGGCGCCGACGGACCTGGCCAGCTCCAGCTTCTCCTCCGTGACGTCCAGCGCGATGACGCGCGCGGCCGTCATGGCGCGCAGCAGCTGGATCGCCACGTGGCCGAGGCCGCCGGTGCCGATGACGACGGCGGTCGCGCCCGGCACGAGCTTCGGCAGGGACCGCTTGATCGCGTGGTACGGGGTGAGTCCGGCATCCGTGAGCGACACCGTCTTCACCGGGTCCAGGTCGCCGATCGGCACGAGGTGGCGGGGGTCGTCGACGATCATGTACTCGGCCATGGCGCCGGGCGCGCCGAGTCCGGGCGGCATGATGCCCAGCTCCTTGGCGCGCAGGCAGTAGTTCTCCTTGCCCTCGGCGCAGTTCACGCAGATGCCGCAGCCCCAGGGCCCGTACACCGCGACGGATTCGCCGACGGTGAGGCCGTCCACGCCGTCACCGAGGGCGGCGACGGTGCCGACGCCCTCGTGGCCGAGGGTGAGGGGCAGCGGGAAGGGGACCTGGTCGGCGGGCCAGCTCATCACCGCGATGTCGGAGTGGCAGACACCGGCGGCGGTGACCTTCAGCAGGACCTGGCCGGGGCCGGGCTCGGGGTCCGGCACGGTGACGACCTCGGGGGCTGCACCGACGGCCCGGTACTGGACGGCTTTCATGGGTCTCCTCGCTTCTTCGCTGCCTGGTTCTCGTTGTCGGCCCCCGTGGTCCCGCAATGTCCTTTGTCGCCCGCGGCTCCCCCGTCCGCCACCCGGGCGCCGTCACGGGGCGGAGTAGCCGCCGTCCACCAGGTGGTAGCTGCCGTGGATGAAGGAGGCCTTGTCGGAGAGGAGGAAGACGGTGAGTTCGGCGACCTCCTCCGCCGTGCCGAGGCGGCCGGCCGGGTGCAGGGAGATCAGGTGCTCGCGGGCCTTCGGGTCGGCGTTCCGCAGGAGCGGGGTGTCGATGAAGCCGGGGCCGACCGCGTTGATCCGGACGTTCTGCGCGGCGTATTCGAGGGCCGCCGTCTTGGTGAGGCCGACGACGCCGTGCTTGGCGGCGACGTAGGCGGGCGAGCCCGCGAAGCCGTTGGTGCCGAGGATCGAGGACATGTTGACGATCGCGCCGCCTCCCGCCGCGACGATGGCGGGGAGTTCGTGGCGCATGGAGTAGAAGACGCCACTGAGGTTGGTGGCGACGACGCGGTCCCAGTCCTCGACGGGGTAGTCGCCGGTGGGGGCGGCCGGACCGGCGATGCCCGCGTTGTTCACGGCCAGGTGGAGGGCGCCGAAGGTCTCCACGGTGAACCGCACACCGGCTTCGACGGAGGCCGGGTCGGTGACGTCCATGCGTACGGCGGCCGCCCGCGCACCGGCGCTCTCCAGCTGGGCGGCGGCCTTGCGGGCGCTCTCCTCGTCGTAGTCGGCGACGACGACGGCCGCGCCGGCGGTGGCGAGCAGCCGCGCCACGGCGAGGCCGATGCCGGAGGCGCCGCCGGTGACGAGGGCGGTCCGGCCGGCGAACTCGGCCGAGGGGGTGGTGGGGGTGGTGCTCATGAGGTTGCCTCTTCTGCTTCTGCTGTGGGTTGTTCTGTGGTGCTGTCCCGGCCCGGTGCCGTGAGCAGGTCCGCCGCCAGGGCGTCGAACGCCTCGGTGACCAGCGCGGGCAGGGCGTCCGGGCGTCCGCCCCGCACCCAGGCGGCCTGGGCCGCGAGCAGGGCGCCCGCTCCTGCCGCCACCGTGACGGCGGGGCGGATGTCGTGGCGCGGGTCGACGCCGAGCCGGTCCGCGAGGATGGCGACCGAGTCCTCCTGGGCGTCCACCCTGATGTGGTGGAAGGCCGCGTAGAGCGCCGGCTCCTCCTCGGCGACGACCAGGAGGTCGAAGATCCGGGGGCGGCGGTGCCAGGGCTCCGCTTCGGGGTCGGCGAGCCAGGCCAGGACGGCGCGCCGGTAGGCGAGGAGCGGGGGCTCCCCGGCCGGGCGGGACCGCAGGGCCTCGTTGATCCGGTCGCCGTCGCCGCGCAGGGAGTCGAGGGCGGCGGCTTCCTTGCTCGCGAAGTACCGGCTGAAGGTGCGGCGGTCGACGTCGGCGGCTTCCGCGATCTCCTCGACCGTGACGTTCCGCAGCCCCCGGTCCAGCACCAGCTCGAACGCGGCCTGCGCCAGGGTGTCGCGGGTGCGGCGGGCCTTGCGGCTGCGCCGTTCCGGCGTCTTCCGCTCCGGTGTCCCACGCTCCGGGATCTTCTCTTCCGGACTCATAATTGCACCGTACACCTGAAAATGTCCCCACGCGACATTCGTCTCATGGGGACATTCACTGCGATGCGTACGGGCCGCTCAGTCGCTCACCGCTCCCGCGACCGGACGGACGTCCTCCGCGGCGGCCGTCATCGGCGGCGGTTCCGCGTCGCCCGGCGCCCGGCACAGGGCGAGCGCGGCCACGTCGTCGCGCCGGATGCCGCCGGTGAACTTCTCCAGGTCGAGGTGGAGCGCGTCCAGCAGCTCGCGCGGATCGTGCCCGGTCCAGCCGTCCAGCCGCTCGTCCAGCGGGTAGAAGGCGCGGGCCGCGTCGCGAGCCTCGGTCACCCCGTCGGTGACGACCAGGAGGGTGGCGCCGGGCGGGAGGGCGAACGACTCCTCCGCGCGGGTCTCCCTGCTGAGGCCGGCCAGGCCCAGGGGGACGTAGGTGCGCTCCAGCGGTACGGCCGAGGCGCGGTCCTCATGGAGCAGCCTCGGCGGCAGATGGCCGCAGTTCACCACCTGTACGCCGCCCTCGTCGTCGAACCCGAGGACCAGCGCGGTCACGAAGCGTTCGGCCTCGCCGGTCTGGGCGGAGAACGCGTTGTGCCGGACGACGGCGGCCTCCAGGGCCTCCACCACCCCGGTCAGCGTCCGCTCCCGGACCGCCGCCTCGCGGAACGCGGCGATCGCGGCGAACCCGGCCCCTATGGCGGCGAGCCCCTTGCCCTGGACGTCCCCGATGATCACACGGGTCCCGTACCACGATTCGACGACCTCGTAGATGTCACCGCCGACGAAGCGGTCCTCCTCGATCGGCTCGTAGAGGCCGTACGCGAAGACCTGGCCGGTGACGACGGGCAGCGGGCGCAGGATCTGCCGTTGCAGGGCGACGGCGGCGGAGCGGAGCCGGTCCATCTCGGTGGCGTGGCGTATGCGGGCCGCACAGGCGGCGACGCCGAGGGCGCAGACCAGCACGGTGAAGCCGATGCCGAAGACGAAGTCCCAGAAGGTGCCGTCCCTGCCGAGCCCGGAGCCGACGACGACCGCCGTGATCCAGACCGCCACCCAGACGGTCTGCCGGAGGGTGCAGAAGACTGAGGCCAGGGCCGGGCCGACCACGAGGAGGGGGATGACCCGAAGGTCCTCGCCCGTGGCCACGTCGACGAGGACGACCAGCGCGCTCAGCAGCAGCACCAGTCCGGCCAGCGGCCAGTTCCCGATCCGGCCCGTGGCCGCCGCGCCCGTGTCCGTACCGGGCTGGACCGCCGTCCGGTCCCGTTCCCTGCGCCCTATCCCCAGGGACACGCGCTCTCCTCCCGCTCACTCCTCGGTGCCGCCCGAGGTTCGGGCAGTCCCTTCCAGTTGACCGGCATCCGGGCCCTGGCGCAGGGGGGCATAGGGCCCGGAGGCGGTGCCGAAGGTCCCGGTCGGGACGTTCGGCCCGGGACCTTCGGCCCCTGGCGCGAGGGCCGGAGGTCCCGCCCGCGGCCTGGTCACCGCCGCGCGGACCGGCGGGTTCCGTCGGCCGGCGGGAGCGCCACCGGGGCCAGGCCGGCGAGGAACTCCGGGTGGGCGCGGAGCTGGAAGCCGAGCGATTCGTAGAGCCGGATCGCCACCGTGTTGGCGGCGGAGGTGTGCAGGAACGGGGTCTCGCCGCGCTCCCGGATCCCGTACGCGACCGCCCGGACCAGGCGGCTCGCCAGCCCCTGCCCCCGTACGGACTCGTCGGTGCAGACCCCGCTGATCTCGGTCCAGCCCGGCGGGTGCAGCCGCTCCCCCGCCATCGCCACCAGCGCGCCGCCCCGGCGGATGCCCAGGTAGGTGCCGAGTTCCACGGTGCGCGGCAGGAAGGGGCCGGGGCGGGTGCGCGCCACCAGGTCCAGCATCTCCGGCACGTCCGCCGGGCCGAGCCGTACGGCCTCCGGGTCGGGCTCGGGGGCCACCGACACATCGACGAGCTGGACGCCCGCGACCCGGTGGACGATCTCCCAGCCCTTCGGCGGCTCCTCCCGCAGGGTGTTCAGGCTGATGGTTCCGCCCGGACCGGCGAGCGCCGCGAGATCGGCCCAGTCCCGCGCGTCCGGGACCTCGGGGTGGGCGGTCCAGGGGGTGATGTCGACGGGGTAGCGCAGGATCCGGCCGCGGCGCTCGGCGAAGTGGGCGTGCGGGCCCGTGAGCGAGGAGAGGGCCGGGTTGTCCAGCGGGTGGGGTGCGACGGGGTCGGCGGCGGGGCGTGCGGGGGGCGCGGCCGGCTGACGTGTCGCGGGTCCGAGGGTGCTCATGGGCGCACCTCGGCGATCGGATCGGGCCGTTCGGCCGCATCCCGTGCCGCCCTTCCGCGGCGCTCTTCGTACGCGTACGGCTTGCGCATCTTCTCCCTCGTTCCGGTCCATCGCGCGGTTGCTCCCGGCGGGCACCCCGGTGCCCTGGCGCCGCGCGCCCGCCACCCGCGAAAAGCCGATGCGCGCAGGGCGTATTCCGTGCCGGGGAACTGTTCACGATGCCGCAATCAACGGGCGCGACCGACCGGCTCCACGGCCCGGACGGAGAGGTTCCGGAGCACGGGGCAAACCGGCGTGCGCCCGCCCGGAGGAGCGGCGAATTCGACTCATCCGTCGGCCAATACGCGCCGGTCCGGTCCCAACTGCCTTCCAGCTGTGGCACTCTGGTGGCGACCGCCCCACCGGGCTCCCCCGTACCGGTGGGGCGGTTCTGTGCGCCCCCTGTGGCCCGGCCCGCCCCCTGACGGGGTTTCAGGGCCGAACTCCGCCTGTTTCCGGCTCTTTCCAGCTGTTTCCGGCCGATGCACGACGGTCGGCCGGATCTCGTCCTTTCCGTACGCATGCGGGCCGGACGGCCGGGCAGGCGAGTAGACCTGATGGCCTACGACCAGGGGAGCGTGACGAGATGACGGCGCACACCGCGCGGACCACCGGTACGGAGCAGGCGACGGGCAGCACGGAGGACCTTCCCTGGATCGAGGACGCCGGCAAGATCGCCCCGATGGACGCGCGGCGGCTGTCGCGGCTCTTCTTCGACCGCCTCCAGGTTCTGGAGGAGGGCACGCACGAGTACCAGTACGCGCGCAACACGCTCATCGAGATGAACCTGTCGCTGGTCCGGTTCGCCGCCAACCGCTTCCGCAACCGGGGCAGCGGCGACATGGAGGACATCGTCCAGGTCGGCACGATCGGGCTGATCAAGGCGATCGACCGCTTCGACCTGTCCCGCGAGGTCGAGTTCACCTCGTTCGCCGTCCCCTACATCGTCGGGGAGATCAAGCGGTTCTTCCGGGACACCAGCTGGGCCGTGCACGTGCCCCGGCGCCTCCAGGAGCTGCGCGTCGACCTCGCCAAGGCGAAGGAGTCGCTGGCGGGCGACCTCGACCGGGACCCCACGGTGCAGGAGCTGGCCGAGCACCTGGGGATGGACGAGGCGGAGATCACCGAGGGGATAGTCGCCTCCAACGGCTACACGGCGGGCTCGCTGGACATGCCCACCGACTCCTCGGAGTCCGGTCCCCAGAACAGCGCCGGGCGGACTTTCGCCGATGTCCTGGGCGGGCCGGATCCCGCCATGGAGACCGTGGAGAACCTGCACGCCCTCGCACCGCTGCTGGGCGAACTGGACGAGCGGGAGCGCCGGATCATCGACATGCGCTTCGGCCAGGAGCTGACGCAGGCACAGATCGGTGCCGAGCTCGGGATCTCCCAGATGCATGTCTCGCGGCTGCTGAGCCGGATGCTGGACAAGCTGCGCAGCGGGATGCTCACCCAGGAGTGACAGGACCTGACTTTCTCATCAGTCAGGTTCTCAATGCGCTTGTTGCAGGGCAACTTCTCTCACCTGTGTTGAGATTTGCTCAACACATCGTTACGGTTGCCGACCATGCAGCAGTACGAGGTGGCCGCGCGGGTCCGTCAGGTGATCGACGCGGCGGGAGTCAGCGCACGCGAGTTCGCCCGGCGGATCGTCATCGATCCGTCGAAGCTGTCCCGTTCCCTGAACGGCTCCCGTCGTTTCACCGCCGCGGAGCTGGCCCGGATCGCCGACATCGGCGGCGTGGACGCCGGCTGGCTGCTGGGCTCGGCCGCCGAGAACTCACCGCCGGGCGCCCCGGCACCCCCGCTCCCTCCCGCGCCTGCGCCCGAGGGCGGCAGACCCCTCCAGATCGTGCGGGAGACCGTCCGTCTCATCGCCGAGCGCGGGTTCCACGCCGTCCGGGTCTCGGACATCGCCACGGCCTGCCGTACGAGCACCGCCGCGATCCATTACCACTTTCCCGGCCGCGACGAACTGCTCGAAGCGGCGGTGCGCTGGTGCATGGACGAGGACACCCGTCGCCGGGCGGCGGCCACCGCCGGAACCGAGCACGCGGGTGACGAGCTGCGCCTCCTGCTCGAACTCCAGACGCCCCGCACCGAGCAGCAGCGCCGCCAGTGGTGCGTCTGGCTGGACCTCTGGGCCGAGGCGGCCCGTTCCACCACCGTCGGGCAGCTCCACCGCGAGTATTACCGCCAGTGGCGGGCGACCGTGTCCGAGGTGATCCGGCGCGGGATCGACCAGGGCGTCTTCCGTCCTGTCGACCCGGAGAGCGCGGCCCTCACCCTCACCGCGCTGATCGACGGACTGGCCTCCCAGGTCCTGGCCACCGCACCCGGGAGACCCGGCACGGGCACCGGCGCCCAGGCCATGCACGACGCCCTGATCGCCCACGTCGACACCTGCCTGACCGCACCGACTGCCTGACCGTGCGCCGGGCGGCCCGCCGACCGGCGCGGAGGCCGTACCTCTGCGCCGTACCCCATACGCCGTTACGTCAGCGCTGCTGCAAGGCCCATCGCGTACCCCACTCCCCCCACCCCGAGGAGACACCCCCGCATGCCCGTGAACCAGGACGTCATCATCACCTGCGCCCTCACCGGAGCCGGTGACACCGTCGGCAGAAGTCCCCATGTCCCCGTGACACCCGAGCAGATCGCCGCATCCGCCGTGGAGGCCGCCGGGGCCGGGGCCGCCGTGGTGCACATCCACGTCCGCGACCCGGAGACCGGGGCGCCCTCCCGCGACCCGCGCCTCTACCGCGAGGTCGTGGAGCGGATCCGGGAGACGGGCACCGATGTCGTCATCAATCTGACCGCCGGGATGGGCGGGGACCTGGTGATCGACCCGGAGGCCCCGCTCGAGCAGCTGCCGGGAACCGATCTGGTCGGCGGTCTGGAGCGGCTGCCGCACGTGGAGGACCTGCTGCCCGACATCTGCACCCTGGACTGCGGTTCGCTGAACTTCGGCGACGGCAGCAACCTCTATGTCTCGACCCCCGACATGCTGCGCACCGGCGCGAAGCGCATCCAGGAGCTGGGGGTCCGGCCCGAGCTGGAGATCTTCGACACCGGCCAGCTGTGGTTCGCCAAGCAGCTCCTCGCCGAGGGGCTGCTGGACGACCCGACGGTCTTCCAGCTCTGCATGGGCATCCCGTGGGGCGCGCCCGCCGATCCCGGCGTGCTCCAGTCGATGGTCAACATGCTGCCCCCGGGAGCCCGTTGGGCGAGCTTCGCGCTCGGCCGGATGCAGATGCCCTGGGTCGCGCAGTCGATCCTGCTCGGCGGGCACGTCCGGGTGGGCCTGGAGGACAACCTCTATCTGGGCAAGGGCGTCAAGGCCACCAACGGCCAGCTGGTGGAGCGCGCCGTACAGATCACCGAGGCCCTGGGCTCCCGGGTCGCCTCCCCCGACGAGGCGCGGCAGCAGCTCGGCCTCCGGCCGCGCACATGACCGCCCGCCTCCCCCTTCCCGACGTTCCCGGAGCCCCTCCCATGCCTTCTCCCCCTGCTCTTCCCCCCGCTCCCTGCGCCCCGGAGGACGTAGGCCGTGTCACGTGCGTCGGGGCCGGAGTGATCGGCGGCGGGTGGGCCGCCCACTTCCTCGCCCGCGGCTACGACGTCACGGCCTGGGACCCGGCGCCCGACGCCGAGGTCCGGCTGCGCCGGCTGGTCGCTGCGGCCTGGCCCGCGCTCGAACAGCTCGGTCTCGCCGAAGGAGCCTCGCAGGACCGGCTGACCGTGGCCGGGAGCCTCGAAGAGGCGGTGGCCGGGGCCGAGTTCGTCCAGGAGAGCGCACCGGAGAAGCTGGAGCTGAAGCGCGATCTGCTGGCCCGGCTGGACGCGGCCACGCCCGCCGGTACGGTGGTCGCGTCCTCGACCTCCGGCTATCCGATGACCGACATGCAGCCGGCGACCGCAGGTTCCGCACGGCTCGTGGTCGGCCACCCCTTCAACCCGCCCTATCTGATCCCGCTGGTGGAGGTCGTCGGTGGTGAACTCACCGCGCCCGCGGCGGTGGAGTGGGCGTCACGGTTCTACGAGGTGGCGGGCAAGTCCGTCATCACCATGGACCGCGAGGTGCCCGGCTTCATCGCCAACCGGCTCCAGGAGGCCCTGTGGCGCGAGGCCCTGCACATGGTGGCCAACGGCGAGGCGACCGTAGCGGAGATAGACGCGTCGATCACCGAGGGCCCCGGGCTGCGGTGGGCGGTGATGGGGCCGATGCTGACGTTCGCGCTGGCGGGCGGCGAGGGCGGCATGGCGCACATGCTGGACCACTTCGGCCCGTCGCTGAAGTCGCCCTGGACCCGGCTGGAAGCACCCGAACTGGACCGCGCGCTGTACGAGGCGGTGGTGGCGGGCTGCGACGAGGCGGCGGAGGGCCGGACCATCGCGGATCTGGTCGCCGAGCGCGACCGGGGCGTCATCGAGGTGCTGCGGGCGACCGGCCGGCTGCCGGGCGCTGCCGGGGAGGCCATGCGATGAGCGAGAACACCAACGCCTCGGACGACACCGGCCTCCCCCTCTTCCGCAGGACCGTACGGCCCGAGTGGATCGACTACAACGGCCATATGAGCGAGGCGTTCTACGTCCTGGTCTTCGGGTACGCCACCGACTCGATGATGATCGAGACCGGTCTGCACGCCGGCTACCGCGAATCCACCGGCTGCTCGCTCTACACCGTCGAATCGCACCTCCGCTATCTCCGTGACGTGTCCGTCGACGCCCATCTCGTCGTCTGTACCCGCCTGTTGGGCGCGGACGCGAAGAAGCTGCGCTTCGCCCACGAGATGTACGTGGTCGGCGCGCCCGACGATGTACCGGATCCGGCGGCCGAACCGATCGCGACCAGCGAGCTGTTGGCCCTGCACGTGGACCAGCGGGCGGGCCGCACGACGCCGTTCCCGGACGCGGTGCGGCAGCGGCTGGACGAGCTGACGGAGGAGGCGCCCGCCTGGGCGGGGCGCTCCATCGTGGAGGTTCCCGCGCCCCGCTGAACCCCGGCGGCGCGCAAGACGTACAAGAGGCGAGAGGCCGGTCCGGACCCCGGGGCCGGCCTCTGCGTTGCCGCCGTATTGCAGGTTCGTGGCCAAGGGGGCGACACGCTTCCGGGCCGGTCCGGCACGTCCTACGGTCCGTAATCAGCCCGTCGCCACCCCGGGCTTCCGCCGACCGGCGGACGTACGCCGTACGGCGACCGAACCACGTGCGAGGAACCATATGAGCCAGCCCCTCGACTCCGTCACCGCAGGCCACACCCCCGAGGACGCGGACCGCCAGGAACCCGGCGCCTCCTGGTCGTTCGAGACCAAGCAGATCCACTCCGGGGCGGCCCCGGACCCGACGACGGGTGCCCGCGCGGTGCCGATCTACCAGACGTCGTCGTTCGTCTTCCGCGACACCCAGCACGCCGCCGACGTGTTCTCGCTGGCCGAGCCCGGCAACATCTACACCCGCATCCACAACCCCACGCAGGACGTCTTCGAGCAGCGCATCGCCGCGCTGGAGGGCGGGGTCGCCGCCGTGGCGCTCGCCTCCGGGCAGGCGGCCGAGACCCTCGCCCTGCTGACGCTGGCCGGGTCGGGCGACCACATCGTCTCCTCGCCCTCGCTCTACGGCGGCACCTACAACCTCTTCCGCCACACGCTGCCCCGGTTCGGCATCGAGGTGACGTTCGTGGAGGACCCCGAGGACTTGGAGGCCTGGCAGGCGGCCGTCCGGCCCAACACGAAGGCGTTCTTCGCCGAGACGCTCGGCAACCCGCGCGGCGACGTGCTGGACATCCGGGCGGTGGCCGACACCGCGCACGCCGCCGGGGTCCCGCTGATCGTGGACAACACCGTGCCGACGCCCTTCCTGCTGCGGCCCATCGAGCACGGCGCGGACATCGTCATCCACTCCGCGACCAAGTTCCTCGGCGGCCACGGCACCACCATCGGCGGGGTCGTCGTGGACGGCGGCACCTTCGACTTCGGCGCCCACGCCGAGCGCTTCCCCGAGTTCCACGAGCCCGACCCGAGCTACCACGGGCTGCGCTACTGGCCGGACCTGGGCCCGAGCGCCTTCGCCATCAAGCTCCGCGTCCAGCTGCTGCGCGACCTGGGCCCGGCGCTCTCCCCGCACTCGGCGTTCCTGCTGCTCCAGGGGGTCGAGACGCTGAGCCTGCGGCTG is a genomic window of Streptomyces sp. SID8374 containing:
- a CDS encoding PP2C family protein-serine/threonine phosphatase; the protein is MSLGIGRRERDRTAVQPGTDTGAAATGRIGNWPLAGLVLLLSALVVLVDVATGEDLRVIPLLVVGPALASVFCTLRQTVWVAVWITAVVVGSGLGRDGTFWDFVFGIGFTVLVCALGVAACAARIRHATEMDRLRSAAVALQRQILRPLPVVTGQVFAYGLYEPIEEDRFVGGDIYEVVESWYGTRVIIGDVQGKGLAAIGAGFAAIAAFREAAVRERTLTGVVEALEAAVVRHNAFSAQTGEAERFVTALVLGFDDEGGVQVVNCGHLPPRLLHEDRASAVPLERTYVPLGLAGLSRETRAEESFALPPGATLLVVTDGVTEARDAARAFYPLDERLDGWTGHDPRELLDALHLDLEKFTGGIRRDDVAALALCRAPGDAEPPPMTAAAEDVRPVAGAVSD
- a CDS encoding GNAT family N-acetyltransferase; translated protein: MSTLGPATRQPAAPPARPAADPVAPHPLDNPALSSLTGPHAHFAERRGRILRYPVDITPWTAHPEVPDARDWADLAALAGPGGTISLNTLREEPPKGWEIVHRVAGVQLVDVSVAPEPDPEAVRLGPADVPEMLDLVARTRPGPFLPRTVELGTYLGIRRGGALVAMAGERLHPPGWTEISGVCTDESVRGQGLASRLVRAVAYGIRERGETPFLHTSAANTVAIRLYESLGFQLRAHPEFLAGLAPVALPPADGTRRSARR
- a CDS encoding RNA polymerase sigma factor SigF; amino-acid sequence: MTAHTARTTGTEQATGSTEDLPWIEDAGKIAPMDARRLSRLFFDRLQVLEEGTHEYQYARNTLIEMNLSLVRFAANRFRNRGSGDMEDIVQVGTIGLIKAIDRFDLSREVEFTSFAVPYIVGEIKRFFRDTSWAVHVPRRLQELRVDLAKAKESLAGDLDRDPTVQELAEHLGMDEAEITEGIVASNGYTAGSLDMPTDSSESGPQNSAGRTFADVLGGPDPAMETVENLHALAPLLGELDERERRIIDMRFGQELTQAQIGAELGISQMHVSRLLSRMLDKLRSGMLTQE
- a CDS encoding TetR/AcrR family transcriptional regulator; amino-acid sequence: MQQYEVAARVRQVIDAAGVSAREFARRIVIDPSKLSRSLNGSRRFTAAELARIADIGGVDAGWLLGSAAENSPPGAPAPPLPPAPAPEGGRPLQIVRETVRLIAERGFHAVRVSDIATACRTSTAAIHYHFPGRDELLEAAVRWCMDEDTRRRAAATAGTEHAGDELRLLLELQTPRTEQQRRQWCVWLDLWAEAARSTTVGQLHREYYRQWRATVSEVIRRGIDQGVFRPVDPESAALTLTALIDGLASQVLATAPGRPGTGTGAQAMHDALIAHVDTCLTAPTA
- a CDS encoding 3-keto-5-aminohexanoate cleavage protein, with translation MPVNQDVIITCALTGAGDTVGRSPHVPVTPEQIAASAVEAAGAGAAVVHIHVRDPETGAPSRDPRLYREVVERIRETGTDVVINLTAGMGGDLVIDPEAPLEQLPGTDLVGGLERLPHVEDLLPDICTLDCGSLNFGDGSNLYVSTPDMLRTGAKRIQELGVRPELEIFDTGQLWFAKQLLAEGLLDDPTVFQLCMGIPWGAPADPGVLQSMVNMLPPGARWASFALGRMQMPWVAQSILLGGHVRVGLEDNLYLGKGVKATNGQLVERAVQITEALGSRVASPDEARQQLGLRPRT
- a CDS encoding 3-hydroxyacyl-CoA dehydrogenase NAD-binding domain-containing protein; this encodes MPSPPALPPAPCAPEDVGRVTCVGAGVIGGGWAAHFLARGYDVTAWDPAPDAEVRLRRLVAAAWPALEQLGLAEGASQDRLTVAGSLEEAVAGAEFVQESAPEKLELKRDLLARLDAATPAGTVVASSTSGYPMTDMQPATAGSARLVVGHPFNPPYLIPLVEVVGGELTAPAAVEWASRFYEVAGKSVITMDREVPGFIANRLQEALWREALHMVANGEATVAEIDASITEGPGLRWAVMGPMLTFALAGGEGGMAHMLDHFGPSLKSPWTRLEAPELDRALYEAVVAGCDEAAEGRTIADLVAERDRGVIEVLRATGRLPGAAGEAMR